Within the Myxococcaceae bacterium JPH2 genome, the region CGGAGATGATGTCCCCCAGGGCCTCGCGCACCTCGCCCAGCGCCGCGGGGGTGGCGTTCAGCAGGCGGCGTGCGGCCTGGGCGTTGCTGAGGATCGCAGCCAGGGGCTGGTTGAGTTCATGCGCCAGCGAGGCGGTCAGCTCCCCCAAGGCAGCCACCCGGCTCACGTGGGCCAATTGGTCCAAGGCGCGACGTGCCTCCAGTTCAGCCAGCTTCTCCAGGCGTTGACGTTCCAGACTCTCGGCCTGGGCACGCATGCGCCGGCGACGCTCCACCACGAGCCCCCCAGCCACCAGCGCCTGCAGGCCGCTGATCGTCAGGGCCCCTAGCCCCCACCACCGATAGCGCTCCCAGAGCGTGGGCGCGTCGAAGGCGAGCAGCACCCCAGGAGGCACCCGTGCGCGGGGGATGTCCCAGCGCCGCAGTGCGCGGGCGTCGATCGTCAGCGTATCCACGGGAGCGGGCTTGAGTGGCGCGAGAAACTCCTCCTGCGCCCCACGCAATACTCGGGCTGTGAGCATGCCCAGGTGTTGGCCCACGGCCGCGTAGCTGACGAGTGCGCCGCCGACGAACCCCAAGCCCAGGAGGGTGTCGTGCAGGGCGAAACAGGGCCGGTTGCTGGCGGAAAGCAACATGCGCGCGATCTCGCGCCCTACGAAAGGCCTCCCGCTGGGATCGGTCAGATAGGTGAACGTGAGGACCGCGGTGTCGTCCGGCAAGGTCCTCGCGCGCTCGAGCAGCTCAGCCAGAGGAAGGTTGCTCAAATCGATGAGCGACAGCCCCCGCTGCGCGAGCAACGGTTGCAGCTCGCGCACCAGGTACTCCTGTTGCGCGCGCTCCCATGAACTGGATCCGTTGACGAGCGCCAACCGACGTGTGCCGGGCAACAACTGCAAGGCCAGTTCCGCGGTGGCCCGCATGTCATAACGCAGCCAGATGCCAGCCACCCGCGCTGGACGCGGCTGTTTCTCCCAAAGCTGCGCATCCTCGGAGAGGACAACCATCGGGACATCCGGCCACAGCTCCCGGCGAAGCTGCAGGGCCACCTCGATGACATCGGAGCGAAAGGCAATGAGGGCATCTGGCCGACGCTCCCG harbors:
- a CDS encoding nodulation protein V, whose product is MSLRMVLVCGLLAGWSPSALAQEARPAEKSVLLFIPEDTALPAMATLVASLRSSLWEAQGGPVTLDVESLDLGWARGPAYAQALRTWYLAKYRERRPDALIAFRSDVIEVALQLRRELWPDVPMVVLSEDAQLWEKQPRPARVAGIWLRYDMRATAELALQLLPGTRRLALVNGSSSWERAQQEYLVRELQPLLAQRGLSLIDLSNLPLAELLERARTLPDDTAVLTFTYLTDPSGRPFVGREIARMLLSASNRPCFALHDTLLGLGFVGGALVSYAAVGQHLGMLTARVLRGAQEEFLAPLKPAPVDTLTIDARALRRWDIPRARVPPGVLLAFDAPTLWERYRWWGLGALTISGLQALVAGGLVVERRRRMRAQAESLERQRLEKLAELEARRALDQLAHVSRVAALGELTASLAHELNQPLAAILSNAQAARRLLNATPAALGEVREALGDIISDDQRAGEVIHRMRALLKRGEPRQELHSLNDLVGEVARLLANDIHLRGATLQLALAPSLPAVQGDGIQLQQVVLNLLVNAMDAMADVPTGQRHLRVRTAEPRPGQVELSVQDSGGGIEPSRLALIFEPFYSTKENGLGMGLSISRSIVEAHGGRLEAESPPGQGALLRCVFPTVHTESAHDASPRHHLPRGRR